TGATTGGCAGCAGCACAGAGACTGCCGCGCGCGCCATTATTGTGGCGGGCGATAAGGCCGATGTTTACGCCGTGGGCGATACCTTGCCTGTTGGCAATAAAGTCACGCTCGCCAAGATTCTGGACCTGCGGGTTATCGTTAATAACAATGGCAGCTTTGAATCCCTGTGGATGTTCAAAGACGATCCCAATGCGCCCAAGCTAACTACCAGTGTGAGCGCGCCGCCACCAGCCAATGCGACATCAAATTTCCAGCCGCCGTCACTTAATGCAGGTAACAGCCCGGTTTATGATTCGCCGTCGTCGAACGCTGAACCTTCTATGGCTCAGGTGACTAAAACCCTGGCGGATGTAGTGGCGATGAGTATTTATCGCGAGGGTGGGCAGGTGGTAGGTTACAAAATTCGCCCCGGGCGCAATGCCGAAGTATTTGATTCATTGGGCCTGCAGACTGATGACATAGTCACGGCTGTTAACGGGGTGCCGCTCAGCACGCCCGGTAAGATTATGGAAATATACAAAAGTATGGGTAGTGCCACGTCGGCGAATCTCGAAATCAGACGCGGTGGTAGTACAGTTAACCTAGACGTAATGCTCAAGTGAGGTTTTTGTGATCCTGTTTAATGGTCGTGACAATAACAAGATTATCTCCCGCAAGATCATCTTCCGCAGGACAATGGGTCGCTTATTGCTAGCGGCGTTGATCAGCATGAGCGGCACCTCATTTGCTCAGGTTCAAGCGGTTGAAGGCCAGGGTGAGATGCGTTGGTCGGTGAATTTCAACGACACCGATATTCAGGATGTGATCAAATCCATCGCCGGGCTTACTGGCAAAACCATTATTATTGATCCCAAGGTGCGTGGCCCGATCAAGGTCATCAATACTCGCCCGCTCAATGCCAAAGAACTGTACGAACTCTTCCTGGCGTCGCTGGATGTGCACGGTTTTACCGCTGTGGAAAGCGGCAACATAGTCCGCGTAGTGATGAACCGTGATGCCCGCCAGTTTGCAATCCCCACCGAAAACAACATTAAAGACCGCGATGACCTCTACATCACCCAGGTTATTCCGCTGAAAAACACCAGTGCTGCCAAAATTCTTGCAGCTTTACGTCCCTTGGTTCCGCAGTACGGCCACCTCACCACCTATGAGCCAAGTAATGCCTTGATCATTACCGATACCCGTGCCAACGCGGCGCGTATCAGTGAGTTGGTTGTCCAGTTGGACAAAATCGGCATCACCCATACCGATGTGATTCCTCTGCGCTATGCCAATGCGGCCGATGTGGTCGCCATGCTCACCCAATTGGAAAAGCCCGATCCCAACCGCGGTATGACTACGGCGCCACCGGTGATAGTGGCAGATAAGCGCACCAATGCCGTAGTGGTTAGCGGCGACGACCTGACCCGCCAACGGCTCAAGTTTTTGATTAATGACCTGGATCGCCCGCAATCCAAAAACAGCAATGTGCGTGTGTATTATCTCAAATACGCCAAAGCGGAAGATGTTGCCAAAGTATTATCAGCTATGTTGCAAAGCTTAGGTCAGGGCAAACAGGCTGAGGGCGCGCCCAATGTTGCGCAACCTGCTGTGCAGGCTGATGAAGCAACCAACTCGGTACTAATTACTGCCGATGTTGACACCATGGATACCTTGCTATCGATTGTAGATAGCCTTGATATTCGCCGTGCCCAAGTTCTGGTTGAAGCAATTATTGTGGAGATTACGGGTAACAATGCCAAAGAAATTGGTATTGAGTG
The nucleotide sequence above comes from Cellvibrio sp. PSBB023. Encoded proteins:
- the gspD gene encoding type II secretion system secretin GspD, with amino-acid sequence MILFNGRDNNKIISRKIIFRRTMGRLLLAALISMSGTSFAQVQAVEGQGEMRWSVNFNDTDIQDVIKSIAGLTGKTIIIDPKVRGPIKVINTRPLNAKELYELFLASLDVHGFTAVESGNIVRVVMNRDARQFAIPTENNIKDRDDLYITQVIPLKNTSAAKILAALRPLVPQYGHLTTYEPSNALIITDTRANAARISELVVQLDKIGITHTDVIPLRYANAADVVAMLTQLEKPDPNRGMTTAPPVIVADKRTNAVVVSGDDLTRQRLKFLINDLDRPQSKNSNVRVYYLKYAKAEDVAKVLSAMLQSLGQGKQAEGAPNVAQPAVQADEATNSVLITADVDTMDTLLSIVDSLDIRRAQVLVEAIIVEITGNNAKEIGIEWMYQSGDAGFGGFTSGSALGTVAAPALNILENPDDTTALAALAGGINSVGAPVFGVGRLGGKVDFLSVLKLLQTTESTNILSTPSLLTTDNTEASILVGQQVPFVTGSYTSANTGGTTGSSFASPFNTVNREDVGVKLQVTPHINEGDSLVLDIEQEISSVIGNTQNSPNGPTTSKREIKTQILAGDGQTVVLGGLIEDQVNKGDRRVPVLGSIPILGHLFRTQSATKRKTNLLIFLKATIIRDDRVLVGATAEKYQMIREQQIQTRRSNGLLLNKSEVPVLPEWEEQIERYRQSLPADANASGANGE
- the gspC gene encoding type II secretion system protein GspC; this encodes MQDRLQSNRAVFEQRTAQLEIQLRRLFAFLNRVPLQRWQWLVMLLLVIWLSHSLARLLWLVVPAPEIPPASVSLMASQSEPTAGVTEAVNIAQLKSLAPFGDMAVAAPVEQAPAAVSDIEASSDTQLNLVLRGVIGSSTETAARAIIVAGDKADVYAVGDTLPVGNKVTLAKILDLRVIVNNNGSFESLWMFKDDPNAPKLTTSVSAPPPANATSNFQPPSLNAGNSPVYDSPSSNAEPSMAQVTKTLADVVAMSIYREGGQVVGYKIRPGRNAEVFDSLGLQTDDIVTAVNGVPLSTPGKIMEIYKSMGSATSANLEIRRGGSTVNLDVMLK